A genomic window from Salvia hispanica cultivar TCC Black 2014 chromosome 5, UniMelb_Shisp_WGS_1.0, whole genome shotgun sequence includes:
- the LOC125191374 gene encoding calcium-dependent protein kinase 32-like isoform X2, with the protein MCTDKATGERLACKSISKKKLRTSVDIDDVRREVEIMRKLPKHPNIVSLKDAYEDDHAVHLVMELCEGGELFDRIVSRGHYTERAAAAVTRTIVEVIQVCHEHGVMHRDLKPENFLFANMKETAALKAIDFGLSVFFNPGQRFNEIVGSPYYMAPEVLKRNYGPEVDVWSAGVILYILLCGFPPFWAETEQGVAQAIIRSNVEFKRDPWPKVSDRAKDLVKKMLNPDPKQRPTAQEVLGHPWLQNAKSAPNVSLGETVRARLKQFSTMNKLKKRALRVIAQHLSVEEVAGIKDGFQMMDTSNRGKIDMNELRAGLHKLGHHIPETDIQFLMEAGDVDKDGFLDYGEFVAISVHLRKMGSDDHLRKAFEFFDKNETGYIEIEELRDSLTDEAEVLSEEVINAIIQDVDADKDGRISYEEFAAMMKAGTDWRKASRQYSRERYNSLSQKLMKDGSLQMSS; encoded by the exons ATGTGCACTGACAAGGCCACCGGGGAGAGGTTAGCCTGCAAATCCATATCCAAGAAGAAGCTGAGGACTAGTGTGGACATTGATGATGTTAGGAGAGAGGTTGAGATCATGAGGAAATTGCCTAAGCATCCCAACATTGTGAGCTTGAAGGATGCCTATGAGGATGATCATGCTGTCCACTTGGTTATGGAGCTCTGTGAGGGCGGTGAGCTCTTCGACCGGATTGTCTCTCGAGGCCATTACACCGAGAGGGCTGCTGCAGCCGTTACTCGAACCATCGTTGAAGTCATTCAG GTGTGCCATGAGCACGGGGTGATGCACCGTGATCTGAAGCCCGAGAACTTTTTGTTCGCAAACATGAAGGAGACAGCAGCACTTAAGGCCATTGATTTCGGACTTTCAGTCTTCTTCAATCCTG GGCAAAGATTCAACGAGATTGTGGGAAGTCCGTACTATATGGCCCCAGAGGTGCTAAAGAGAAACTATGGTCCAGAGGTAGATGTGTGGAGTGCTGGTGTCATCCTCTACATCTTATTATGTGGTTTCCCGCCTTTCTGGGCCG AAACTGAACAAGGTGTGGCTCAAGCAATCATTCGTTCGAATGTGGAATTCAAACGGGATCCTTGGCCTAAGGTCTCTGATAGAGCCAAGGACCTGGTCAAGAAGATGCTCAATCCCGACCCCAAACAACGCCCTACAGCACAGGAAGTTCTAG GTCATCCTTGGTTGCAGAACGCGAAAAGTGCTCCTAATGTTTCTCTTGGAGAAACTGTGAGAGCCAGACTGAAACAGTTCTCGACTATGAACAAGCTCAAGAAGAGAGCTTTAAGG GTCATTGCTCAGCACTTGTCTGTGGAGGAAGTGGCCGGGATCAAAGACGGATTCCAGATGATGGACACGAGCAACAGGGGGAAAATCGACATGAATGAGTTGAGGGCCGGTCTGCACAAGCTCGGCCATCATATCCCTGAAACCGACATTCAATTTCTCATGGAAGCT GGCGATGTGGATAAGGATGGTTTCCTTGACTATGGAGAGTTTGTCGCGATCTCTGTGCACCTGAGGAAGATGGGCAGCGATGATCATCTGCGCAAGGCCTTTGAGTTCTTTGACAAGAACGAAACTGGCTACATAGAGATCGAGGAACTGAGGGATTCCCTCACGGACGAGGCAGAGGTGTTGAGTGAAGAAGTCATCAATGCCATAATCCAAGATGTTGATGCAGATAAG GACGGACGCATAAGTTATGAGGAGTTTGCAGCTATGATGAAGGCGGGGACGGACTGGAGGAAGGCATCGAGGCAGTATTCACGAGAGCGGTACAACAGCCTCAGCCAAAAGCTGATGAAGGATGGCTCACTTCAGATGAGTAGCTGA
- the LOC125191374 gene encoding calcium-dependent protein kinase 32-like isoform X1, whose protein sequence is MGNCCAVPKTSDEKHTTNPFATDFGVPKSYVLSNPTTGHDLEEFYELGRELGRGEFGVTYMCTDKATGERLACKSISKKKLRTSVDIDDVRREVEIMRKLPKHPNIVSLKDAYEDDHAVHLVMELCEGGELFDRIVSRGHYTERAAAAVTRTIVEVIQVCHEHGVMHRDLKPENFLFANMKETAALKAIDFGLSVFFNPGQRFNEIVGSPYYMAPEVLKRNYGPEVDVWSAGVILYILLCGFPPFWAETEQGVAQAIIRSNVEFKRDPWPKVSDRAKDLVKKMLNPDPKQRPTAQEVLGHPWLQNAKSAPNVSLGETVRARLKQFSTMNKLKKRALRVIAQHLSVEEVAGIKDGFQMMDTSNRGKIDMNELRAGLHKLGHHIPETDIQFLMEAGDVDKDGFLDYGEFVAISVHLRKMGSDDHLRKAFEFFDKNETGYIEIEELRDSLTDEAEVLSEEVINAIIQDVDADKDGRISYEEFAAMMKAGTDWRKASRQYSRERYNSLSQKLMKDGSLQMSS, encoded by the exons ATGGGAAATTGCTGTGCAGTACCAAAAACATCCGATGAGAAGCATACAACAAATCCATTTGCAACAGATTTCGGCGTGCCAAAATCCTATGTGCTGAGCAATCCAACGACAGGGCATGATCTGGAGGAGTTCTACGAGCTCGGGCGCGAGCTCGGGCGTGGCGAGTTTGGGGTGACATACATGTGCACTGACAAGGCCACCGGGGAGAGGTTAGCCTGCAAATCCATATCCAAGAAGAAGCTGAGGACTAGTGTGGACATTGATGATGTTAGGAGAGAGGTTGAGATCATGAGGAAATTGCCTAAGCATCCCAACATTGTGAGCTTGAAGGATGCCTATGAGGATGATCATGCTGTCCACTTGGTTATGGAGCTCTGTGAGGGCGGTGAGCTCTTCGACCGGATTGTCTCTCGAGGCCATTACACCGAGAGGGCTGCTGCAGCCGTTACTCGAACCATCGTTGAAGTCATTCAG GTGTGCCATGAGCACGGGGTGATGCACCGTGATCTGAAGCCCGAGAACTTTTTGTTCGCAAACATGAAGGAGACAGCAGCACTTAAGGCCATTGATTTCGGACTTTCAGTCTTCTTCAATCCTG GGCAAAGATTCAACGAGATTGTGGGAAGTCCGTACTATATGGCCCCAGAGGTGCTAAAGAGAAACTATGGTCCAGAGGTAGATGTGTGGAGTGCTGGTGTCATCCTCTACATCTTATTATGTGGTTTCCCGCCTTTCTGGGCCG AAACTGAACAAGGTGTGGCTCAAGCAATCATTCGTTCGAATGTGGAATTCAAACGGGATCCTTGGCCTAAGGTCTCTGATAGAGCCAAGGACCTGGTCAAGAAGATGCTCAATCCCGACCCCAAACAACGCCCTACAGCACAGGAAGTTCTAG GTCATCCTTGGTTGCAGAACGCGAAAAGTGCTCCTAATGTTTCTCTTGGAGAAACTGTGAGAGCCAGACTGAAACAGTTCTCGACTATGAACAAGCTCAAGAAGAGAGCTTTAAGG GTCATTGCTCAGCACTTGTCTGTGGAGGAAGTGGCCGGGATCAAAGACGGATTCCAGATGATGGACACGAGCAACAGGGGGAAAATCGACATGAATGAGTTGAGGGCCGGTCTGCACAAGCTCGGCCATCATATCCCTGAAACCGACATTCAATTTCTCATGGAAGCT GGCGATGTGGATAAGGATGGTTTCCTTGACTATGGAGAGTTTGTCGCGATCTCTGTGCACCTGAGGAAGATGGGCAGCGATGATCATCTGCGCAAGGCCTTTGAGTTCTTTGACAAGAACGAAACTGGCTACATAGAGATCGAGGAACTGAGGGATTCCCTCACGGACGAGGCAGAGGTGTTGAGTGAAGAAGTCATCAATGCCATAATCCAAGATGTTGATGCAGATAAG GACGGACGCATAAGTTATGAGGAGTTTGCAGCTATGATGAAGGCGGGGACGGACTGGAGGAAGGCATCGAGGCAGTATTCACGAGAGCGGTACAACAGCCTCAGCCAAAAGCTGATGAAGGATGGCTCACTTCAGATGAGTAGCTGA
- the LOC125188600 gene encoding putative elongation factor TypA-like SVR3, chloroplastic: protein MDMAIGARPTSRPILLSSTNFNSVKRSSTNAPSWLKRQFFGGPLSIKANFKILTTPLRNSVKCSVSEAATEKKLQLVRREGIRNIAIVAHVDHGKTTLVDAMLKQSKVFRDNQFMQERIMDSNDLERERGITILSKNTSITYKDTKINIIDTPGHSDFGGEVERILNMVEGVLLVVDSVEGPMPQTRFVLKKALEFGHSVIVVINKIDRPSARPDFVINSTFELFIELNATDEQCDFQVIYASGLKGQAGLSPENLSDDLGPLFETIVRCIPGPQIAKDGSLQMLATNIEYDEHKGRIAIGRLHAGMLRKGMDVRICTSEDQCRFGRVSELFVYEKFFRVPTELVEAGDICAVCGIDDIQIGETIADKATGKPLPSIKVEEPTVRMAFSINVSPFVGREGKYVTSRNLRDRLYRELERNLAMKVEDGETSDTFIVSGRGTLHITILIENMRREGYEFMVGPPKVINKTVNDKLLEPFEIAIVEVPEEYVGPVVELLGRRRGHMIDMQGTGSEGTTFMKYKIPTRGLLGLRNSILTVTRGTAVLNTIFDEYGSWAGDISTRDLGSLVAFEDGTSTSYALASSQDRGQMFIGPGVDVYKGQIIGIHQRPGDLSLNVCKKKAATNIRSNKDQTVVLDSPMEYSLDDCIEYIQEDELVEVTPLSIRMCKNPKMTKKSR from the exons ATGGATATGGCTATTGGTGCCCGCCCCACTTCCAGACCTATTCTCTTATCGTCTACCAACTTCAATTCCGTTAAAAGAAGCTCCACCAATGCCCCTTCTTGGCTCAAAAGGCAATTTTTCGGTGGCCCTTTATCTattaaggcgaatttcaagattttgacaACCCCTCTTCGGAATTCTGTTAAATGCTCTGTTTCTGAAGCTGCCACCG AGAAGAAGCTTCAGTTAGTAAGAAGAGAAGGCATTCGAAATATAGCAATTGTTGCTCATGTTGATCATGGGAAGACTACTCTGGTTGATGCTATGTTGAAGCAATCAAAG GTTTTTCGGGATAACCAGTTCATGCAGGAGAGGATAATGGATTCCAACGATCTAGAGCGTGAAAGGGGAATAACGATTCTTAGCAAGAATACATCTATTACATATAAGGATACGAAGATTAATATCATTGATACTCCAGGTCATTCTGACTTTGGAGGTGAAGTGGAGCGTATTCTTAACATGGTGGAAGGAGTTCTTTTAGTG GTGGATTCTGTTGAGGGTCCAATGCCGCAGACAAGATTTGTCCTGAAGAAGGCTCTTGAATTTGGCCATTCGGTCATTGTTgtcatcaataaaattgacaGGCCCTCTGCTCGTCCAGATTTTGTCATAAATTCGACTTTTGAATTGTTTATTGAGCTGAACGCAACAGATGAACAG TGTGATTTCCAAGTTATATATGCGAGTGGCCTCAAAGGACAGGCAGGGCTTTCTCCTGAAAACTTATCTGACGACCTTGGACCCCTTTTCGAGACCATTGTCCGATGCATACCTGGACCACAAATTGCCAAAGATGGTTCTCTTCAAATGCTT GCTACAAATATCGAATATGATGAACATAAAGGGCGCATTGCAATTGGTCGTCTGCATGCTGGGATGTTGCGGAAAGGAATGGATGTGCGG ATTTGTACCTCTGAAGATCAATGCAGGTTTGGTCGAGTAAGTGAGCTGTTTGTGTATGAAAAGTTCTTCCGAGTTCCTACAGAATTAGTAGAGGCTGGCGACATTTGTGCTGTTTGTGGCATTGATGATATTCAG ATTGGAGAGACGATTGCAGACAAAGCCACGGGGAAGCCATTGCCCTCCATTAAGGTCGAAGAACCTACAGTGAGAATGGCTTTCTCAATCAACGTATCACCTTTCGTGGGCCGTGAG GGGAAGTATGTCACCAGTAGAAACCTACGAGATAGGCTATACCGTGAACTTGAGCGGAATTTGGCAATGAAAGTTGAAGACGGTGAAACTTCTGATACATTTATTGTCAGCGGGCGTGGTACTCTACATATCACAATTTTAATAGAGAACAT GCGTAGAGAAGGATACGAGTTCATGGTGGGTCCGCCCAAGGTTATCAACAAAACAGTGAATGACAAGTTGTTGGAACCGTTTGAG ATTGCTATTGTAGAGGTACCAGAAGAATATGTGGGGCCCGTAGTGGAACTTCTTGGTAGACGACGTGGACATATGATCGATATGCAAGGAACTGG GTCGGAAGGCACGACCTTCATGAAATATAAGATACCAACGAGGGGCCTCCTCGGGCTGAGAAATTCAATTCTCACTGTAACTCGAGGCACAGCAGTTCTGAACACAATATTTGACGAATATGGTTCTTGGGCCGGTGATATCAGTACCCGTGATCTGGGTTCTTTG GTTGCTTTTGAGGATGGAACGAGTACATCCTACGCTCTTGCAAGTTCACAAGACCGAGGCCAGATGTTCATTGGACCCGGAGTTGATGTGTACAAAGGTCAGATAATCGGCATCCATCAGCGCCCAGGCGACTTATCCTTGAACGTGTGCAAGAAGAAAGCAGCCACAAACATCCGTTCAAATAAAGACCAAACAG TGGTTCTGGATTCGCCCATGGAATACAGTCTTGATGACTGCATAGAATACATTCAAGAAGACGAACTCGTTGAAGTAACCCCCTTGAGCATCCGGATGTGCAAGAACCCTAAGATGACGAAGAAATCTCGTTGA